The Astatotilapia calliptera chromosome 14, fAstCal1.2, whole genome shotgun sequence genome includes a region encoding these proteins:
- the LOC113036755 gene encoding pannexin-1-like, whose amino-acid sequence MAIAHVATEYVFSDFLLKDPNQARYRNVRTELAVDKIVTCVAVGLPLLLISLAFAQEVSVGTQISCFAPTNFSWRQAAYVDSFCWAAVHTQTLPLWLHKFFPYILLLVAVLMYAPALFWRFCAAPLLQSDLAFIMEELDRCYNRAVTLAKRMATAEQPSADSDPTEGCFNYPMVEKFLMTKRCSRKLIIYYFLCRVLTLLTLLCACVCLGYYLRLASTTDDFGCKLRVGLLESDTGVPDRVQCKLIAVGVFSLLSFVNLIVFATLIPVVIYASLRPLYCYDHAHFLETYQSLPTVSVLPKPGGQCDDLSLYLLLLEENISELKSYKYMKVLEMLRRRGEHAGESFDPMGLLQNLCLVKMDNVDGLKPTSASAMPDNDEGPNSSKENCSKTETEMKELRPLLQENSDAAGSGDGGVLRQRPM is encoded by the exons ATGGCCATTGCACACGTGGCTACGGAGTACGTGTTCAGCGACTTTCTGCTGAAGGACCCGAACCAGGCTCGATACCGCAACGTTCGAACGGAGCTCGCCGTGGACAAGATCGTGACCTGCGTGGCCGTGGGCCttcccctcctcctcatctctcTGGCCTTCGCTCAGGAGGTCTCAGTCG GTACTCAGATCAGCTGCTTTGCTCCGACTAACTTCTCATGGAGGCAGGCAGCTTATGTGGACTCCTTCTGCTGGGCGGCCGTGCACACGCAGACTCTACCTCTGTGGCTGCACAAG TTCTTTCCTTACATCCTGCTGCTGGTGGCCGTGCTCATGTACGCCCCGGCGTTGTTCTGGAGATTTTGCGCTGCGCCGCTCCTGCAGTCTGACCTCGCCTTCATCATGGAGGAGCTGGACCGCTGTTATAACCGCGCCGTCACTCTGGCCAAACGGATGGCGACAGCGGAGCAGCCGTCCGCTGACAG CGATCCCACCGAGGGCTGCTTCAATTACCCAATGGTGGAGAAGTTCTTGATGACCAAGCGCTGCTCGCGGAAGCTGATCATTTACTACTTCCTGTGCCGCGTTCTGACTCTGCTCACCCTGCTCTGCGCCTGCGTCTGCCTGGGCTACTACCTCCGCCTGGCCTCCACTACAGACGACTTCGGCTGCAAGCTGCGTGTCGGCCTGCTCGAGTCAGACACCGGCGTCCCCGACAGGGTGCAGTGTAAGCTCATCGCCGTGGGAGTCTTCTCCTTGCTGAG CTTCGTAAACTTGATCGTCTTCGCCACGTTGATTCCAGTTGTGATCTACGCCAGTCTGCGTCCCCTCTACTGCTATGACCACGCCCACTTCCTTGAAACCTACCAATCACTGCCCACTGTGAGCGTCCTGCCCAAACCCGGTGGCCAATGTGACGATCTCTCGCTCTACCTGCTCCTACTGGAGGAGAACATCAGTGAACTGAAATCCTACAAATATATGAAG GTGTTGGAGATGTTGAGGAGACGAGGCGAGCACGCCGGAGAAAGCTTCGACCCCATGGGCCTGCTGCAGAATCTCTGCCTGGTGAAGATGGACAACGTAGACGGGTTGAAACCCACCAGTGCTTCAGCGATGCCTGATAACGACGAGGGTCCAAACTCGTCCAAAGAAAACTGCAGCAAGACGGAAACGGAGATGAAAG agCTCAGACCTCTGCTGCAAGAGAACAGCGATGCAGCAGGAAGCGGCGACGGAGGCGTTCTCCGACAGAGACCGATGTGA